TGGTTTAATTTGCCTGAGTTCTGTGCCTCGCGGTAGAAGCGCTCGCGGAAGTTGATATCGCGAGCCATCTCCGTGCGCAGCATTTTTACCGCTACTTGCCGGCCTAAAGTGGTGTCTTCTGCGGCAAATACCTCGGACATGCCGCCGGAGCCGATGATCTCACCGAGCCGGTACCGGTCATTGACCATGGCTTAGTCACCATCCTGTCTTAATAAATCAGATAAATCCCCAGGAAGTTCATCGGGCTGTGAGTTTACTGTGTTTTTCTGCTCAGGTGTATTTTCGACGTGCGTCTCCTGCGGCTGGCGCTGCTGGGGCTGACGCTGCTGCGTCGGAGCATTCGGACGCTGCTGGTTTCGCGTCGGAGCCTGCTGGTTCGGGGTCTGCTGCTGCCGGCGATTATCACGCGGCGCCTGATTGCCTTCCTGATCCGTGGGTTCTGTCTCCGTTACCGTCACTTCTTGCGGCGTCTCGTTCGTACCTTCGTCCTCTTCCAGGGTTTCTACCTGCGTGGTTGTGGGATCCCGGTATTCGGTGACCACGGAAGTTTCCTGGGTAGACGAAGGCTCGCTGTCGCCACCCTCGCTACTCATGAGGTTCATGATGGCGTAGCCGGCCGCGGCAAGCAGGGCGATGGCCGCGACGATACCCAGACCCTTGAGGAAAGACTTCCCGCCCTTCGAATCATTGACCGGAGCTGGTGCTGCCTTGCGTTGCGGCGCGGAAGCACTCGCCGCCGTCCCCGCCGCCGGATGAATGGTGGTGGGCTGGGCGACATCGGCAAGCATCTCGGTCGACGCCGAAGGCGAAGGCTCTGGGGCCTGCTGGTGGGGCGGAATGGACTTGGGCTGCGGCGGGCGCTTGCCCAGGCGCACATCGGATACCGCGACCGTGAACTCATTGCCATCGGCATAGCGGGTATTGGGATCCTTGCGCAGAGCGATGCGGATGAGCTCGCGCGCCGGGGCACTGATCGTGGTCGACAGCGGTTCAGGCTCTTGGTTGATGTGGGCAAGAGCAATGGACACGGAGGAATCGCCCGAAAAGGGGCGCTTGCCGCCGAGCATCTCGTAGCCTACGACGCCGAGCGAATAGATATCCGAGGCAGGGGTGACCTCCTTGCCCTGCGCTTGCTCAGGCGAAACGTACTGGGCGGTACCTACCACCATGCCGGTGCGCGTGAGCGGTACCGAGGCAGCCGCCTTGGCGATGCCAAAGTCCGTGATCTTTACCTGCCCATTCTGGGTAATCATCAGGTTGCCGGGCTTAATATCGCGGTGCACCAAGCCCATCCGGTGGATAATGGATAGGCCATGGCCCGCCTGCTCAAGCACGTCCAGCGCGAGTTCTTCTTGCAAGGTGTTCTCGCGCGCGAGCAGATCCGCGAGGGATTCGCCCCGCACGTATTCCAAGGCCATGAAGCAGAACTTGCGGCCATTATCTTCCAGCTCGCGGTAGTCATACGTGGCCACCACGTTATCGGACTGGATAGATTCAGCGGATTCCGCTTCATTGCGGAAGCGGGAGAGGAATTCCTGGTTATCAGAAAACTCCGGCCGCAAAACCTTGATGGCTACTTCGCGGTCATTACGAGTGTCATCGGCAAGCCACACCGTGGACATGCCACCGTGGCCAATGATCCACTGCAGTTCGTAGTCGCTGCCGATGAGTTCCTGGAGATGGTCTTTGTTCTCGGTATTCTTCATTACTGTTCCCCCTGGTATGCGCTCAGGATGGCACGACCAATTGGGCCAGAGACTCTGCCGCCCGTTGCGGATTCGCCCAAGTTACCGCCGTTCTTGACGACGACCCCGACGGCAATATCGCGGTCCGGATCAAAGGCCACGTACCACACGTGCGGAGCCAAGCCTTCGCCGTGCTCGGCGGTACCGGTCTTGGATGCGAAGCCATTGCCGTCGTAGCCCCACGAAGAACGCTCGGAGGCAAACATCAAGTCCTTAATGGTCGATGCAGTCTCTTCCGTGACGGCCTCGTCGGCCTTCTTGGGCTTCGTAGTGCGGATTTCCTTCATCTGGGCATCGGTAATGCGATTGACTAGGTAAGGCTCCATGCGCGTGCCCTTATTGGCCACGGTGCCGGCCATGACTGCCGCCTGCAACGCGCTCATGGTGACATCGCGCTGGCCGATGGCCGATTGCGCCGTCGCCGCACCATCCGGAAGGTCACCCAAGGTACCCGCGGAAGAAGAGACACCCAAGTCGTACTTCTTGCCGATGCCGAAAGCCTCCGCGTACTTGCGCAGCTCATCCGCGCCGATCTGCTCAGACATCTGCACAAATGCGGTATTACACGAGAGTGCGAAGGCGGTCTGCAGAGTCACGGAATCCTGACCGTTGCACTTTTCATTGCCGTAGTTCGTCAGCTCCGTGACGGTATCCGGCAAGGTAATCACGTTGGAACCGGTGAGGCTCGACGAAGGGTTGTATCCATTATTCAATCCGGCTGCAGTCGTAATGATCTTGAAAATAGATCCCGGTGGCAAGGTATCCGCCGCTGCGTGATTGACCAGTGGCTGACCGGCCTGTTCCTGCAAACCTGTCCAGGCCTCATCAGCGGACTCACCCACCAGTGAATTAGGGTTAAAGCCTGGGTTGGAGGCCATGGCCAAGATCTTGCCCGTCGACGGCTGGATGGCCACAGCCGAACCTTCGTATCCGGGACCCGCCAACTGGTCATACGCGGCCTGCTGCAATGCCGGATCGATGGTGACTTCTACATTGGCTCCCTTGGTGGGCTTATTCGCGATGGTATCGAGCCAATGCTGCTTGAACAGGGAATCATCCGTGCCATTGAGAATTTCATTTTGCGAAGATTCCAATTCCGAAGCACCAAATTGGCTGGACAAGTAGCCAGTGATATTGCCAAAAGCGGGCGAATCGATGGGATAAGACCGGGAGTAGGTCTCATCAGGATTTTCCGTGGATTGCGCCAGCACCGTATTCCCGGAATAGATCTGGCCGCGCGGGGTGTTCTGCAGCTCAATAAACCCGCGCGAGTTCTTAGCATTATGCGCGTATTTATCGTCCGAAAATGCCTGAATGACCGTCAGGTTCACCAACAGAACCGCGGTCAAGATGATGGCAAATAGGGATACTAGGCGGATGGATTTGTTCATCGGTAAGCCTCCTGAACCGACGGGAACATGGAGGTGTCACTCGGAGCATTGCTCGAGTTCTCCTGCATGGGTCGGCGAGCTGCGTTAGAGATCCGCAGCAAAATCGCCAACAGTACATAATTAGCCATGAGAGAGGAACCACCGGCGGACATGAAAGGAGTGGTCAAGCCGGTCATCGGCAGCAGGGCGGAAATGCCACCGGTGACGACGAAGACCTGTACCGCCAAAGTAAGAGAAAGGCCTGAAGCGACCAGTTTGCCGTACGTATCGCGGGTACGCAACGCGGTATTGAATCCGCGGGTCACCAACATGCCAAAGAGGATCAAAACGGCAGCTAGACCAATCAACCCCAATTCCTCACCGATGGCGGCGAGGATGAAATCTGAGTGTGCCACCGGCACCAATTCGGGGTGTCCTTGGCCCAAGCCGCTGCCGGAAATGCCGCCGGATGATAAGCCAAAGAGGGACTGGGACAGTTGGAAGCCAGTGACATCATAATTTGCTAGCGGATCCAAGAAGTTGGAGAAACGCTGCTGGATCTTTTCAGAAACTTGGTAAATGCCAAAGCCGCCGATACCGACGAGGATGAGGCCGATAAATAGCCAACTGACCCGGCCGGTAGCCATAAATAGCATGCCCAGCACCGTGCTGAAGAGCAGCAGCGCCGGACCAAAGTCATTGGAAATTCCCATGATGATGATGGCGATGGCCCACACGATGAGAATGGGGGCGAGGTCGCGCAAGCGGGGCAGGGAAATCCCTAGGAAGCGATACCCAGCCACAGTAAAGAGGGACCGCTTCTGCGTCAGCAGCATGGCAAAGAATAAGATCAGCATGATCTTGGAGAACTCACCCGGCTGGATGGAAAAGGGCCCGAAATTCAGCCAAATGCGAGCTTCAACGTCATCAGGTTGTGGCCACACCAACGGCAGCGCCAACAGTACGAGGCCAGCCGCGCCCAAGATATAGGAATAGCGGGTGAGTGACCGATGGTCCTTGACAACCGCCAGGACCAGCACAAAGAGCACGAGGCCAACGACGGTCCACATGACCTGGCGGACCGCGAGACCCCGATCATTGACCAAATCCAGGCGGGCCAAAACGATAAGCCCAATGCCATTAAGGATGGCAA
This is a stretch of genomic DNA from Corynebacterium accolens. It encodes these proteins:
- a CDS encoding serine/threonine-protein kinase, which gives rise to MKNTENKDHLQELIGSDYELQWIIGHGGMSTVWLADDTRNDREVAIKVLRPEFSDNQEFLSRFRNEAESAESIQSDNVVATYDYRELEDNGRKFCFMALEYVRGESLADLLARENTLQEELALDVLEQAGHGLSIIHRMGLVHRDIKPGNLMITQNGQVKITDFGIAKAAASVPLTRTGMVVGTAQYVSPEQAQGKEVTPASDIYSLGVVGYEMLGGKRPFSGDSSVSIALAHINQEPEPLSTTISAPARELIRIALRKDPNTRYADGNEFTVAVSDVRLGKRPPQPKSIPPHQQAPEPSPSASTEMLADVAQPTTIHPAAGTAASASAPQRKAAPAPVNDSKGGKSFLKGLGIVAAIALLAAAGYAIMNLMSSEGGDSEPSSTQETSVVTEYRDPTTTQVETLEEDEGTNETPQEVTVTETEPTDQEGNQAPRDNRRQQQTPNQQAPTRNQQRPNAPTQQRQPQQRQPQETHVENTPEQKNTVNSQPDELPGDLSDLLRQDGD
- a CDS encoding peptidoglycan D,D-transpeptidase FtsI family protein, translating into MNKSIRLVSLFAIILTAVLLVNLTVIQAFSDDKYAHNAKNSRGFIELQNTPRGQIYSGNTVLAQSTENPDETYSRSYPIDSPAFGNITGYLSSQFGASELESSQNEILNGTDDSLFKQHWLDTIANKPTKGANVEVTIDPALQQAAYDQLAGPGYEGSAVAIQPSTGKILAMASNPGFNPNSLVGESADEAWTGLQEQAGQPLVNHAAADTLPPGSIFKIITTAAGLNNGYNPSSSLTGSNVITLPDTVTELTNYGNEKCNGQDSVTLQTAFALSCNTAFVQMSEQIGADELRKYAEAFGIGKKYDLGVSSSAGTLGDLPDGAATAQSAIGQRDVTMSALQAAVMAGTVANKGTRMEPYLVNRITDAQMKEIRTTKPKKADEAVTEETASTIKDLMFASERSSWGYDGNGFASKTGTAEHGEGLAPHVWYVAFDPDRDIAVGVVVKNGGNLGESATGGRVSGPIGRAILSAYQGEQ
- a CDS encoding FtsW/RodA/SpoVE family cell cycle protein, giving the protein MQKFFSRRIELGLLILAAAVFAITLVSLELSQDNALTTDLIYLIGGFIGVFTIAHLAMCFLAPYADQIMLPIVAILNGIGLIVLARLDLVNDRGLAVRQVMWTVVGLVLFVLVLAVVKDHRSLTRYSYILGAAGLVLLALPLVWPQPDDVEARIWLNFGPFSIQPGEFSKIMLILFFAMLLTQKRSLFTVAGYRFLGISLPRLRDLAPILIVWAIAIIIMGISNDFGPALLLFSTVLGMLFMATGRVSWLFIGLILVGIGGFGIYQVSEKIQQRFSNFLDPLANYDVTGFQLSQSLFGLSSGGISGSGLGQGHPELVPVAHSDFILAAIGEELGLIGLAAVLILFGMLVTRGFNTALRTRDTYGKLVASGLSLTLAVQVFVVTGGISALLPMTGLTTPFMSAGGSSLMANYVLLAILLRISNAARRPMQENSSNAPSDTSMFPSVQEAYR